A single region of the Nocardioides ochotonae genome encodes:
- a CDS encoding ABC transporter substrate-binding protein, producing MSTFPRPVRAAMAPVLVVLLVWTLGACGGAGATSSPTGETRTVTDADGTSMEVPADPARVVALSEPTLDGLLALGVEPVGTVAGRGQSAVPGYLADLAGDVPLLGGVAQPSYEAIGKADPDLILVDGTSINNNAEAIEILRRIAPTYVTGFAGGDWRANFGHVATAVGREAEAEEVLAAYDAEVEAARERLAGYAGDTFSVVRWQGGSAALILQELPAGMALRDLGLSRPPGQDRRGRGHSEPVSLENLADVDADYLFFGTLGGSSVGNADAGGRTDTEGARQALAEAEKVPGFRELEAYRQGHVILVDGSLWTSTGGPLLMRRLVASVLESLG from the coding sequence ATGTCCACCTTCCCCCGTCCGGTGCGCGCCGCCATGGCCCCGGTCCTGGTCGTGCTGCTCGTCTGGACCCTCGGCGCGTGCGGTGGCGCCGGCGCCACGTCCTCGCCGACGGGGGAGACCCGCACGGTCACCGACGCCGACGGCACCTCGATGGAGGTCCCGGCCGACCCGGCCCGGGTGGTGGCGCTGTCCGAGCCGACCCTGGACGGCCTGCTGGCGCTCGGCGTCGAGCCGGTCGGCACCGTCGCCGGCCGCGGGCAGTCCGCGGTGCCGGGCTACCTGGCCGACCTCGCCGGCGACGTCCCGCTGCTCGGCGGAGTGGCCCAGCCGTCGTACGAGGCGATCGGGAAGGCCGACCCGGACCTGATCCTCGTCGACGGCACCAGCATCAACAACAACGCCGAGGCGATCGAGATCCTGCGCCGGATCGCCCCCACCTACGTCACCGGCTTCGCCGGCGGGGACTGGCGCGCCAACTTCGGCCACGTCGCCACCGCCGTCGGGCGGGAGGCGGAGGCCGAGGAGGTGCTCGCGGCGTACGACGCGGAGGTCGAGGCGGCGCGCGAGCGGCTCGCCGGGTACGCCGGCGACACGTTCTCCGTGGTGCGCTGGCAGGGTGGCTCGGCCGCGCTGATCCTCCAGGAGCTGCCCGCCGGGATGGCGCTGCGCGACCTCGGCCTGTCCCGCCCGCCGGGCCAGGACCGGCGCGGCCGCGGTCACAGCGAGCCGGTCTCGCTGGAGAACCTCGCCGACGTCGACGCCGACTACCTCTTCTTCGGCACCCTCGGCGGGTCGTCGGTGGGAAACGCCGACGCCGGTGGCCGCACCGACACCGAGGGCGCGCGGCAGGCGCTCGCCGAGGCGGAGAAGGTGCCCGGCTTCCGCGAGCTCGAGGCCTACCGGCAGGGCCACGTGATCCTGGTCGACGGCTCGCTGTGGACCTCCACGGGCGGCCCGCTGCTCATGCGCCGCCTGGTCGCCTCGGTGCTGGAGAGCCTCGGATGA
- a CDS encoding FadR/GntR family transcriptional regulator gives MRALQERIVSGRWPVNSKIPNEAELAEELGVGRSTIREAVRALAHLGMLEPAPGRGTFVRSRNPVHQVLSDFASEHSWSDILQVRRALETLAAELVARDGSAEDLQRLRSVHDADLAGAGAEVTERGRTPGEFHSLLVEASGNRLLAELYSGLVAALREGRRRGEVVSGQDAEGRHDDHAALLATIAARNPEAAAALAARHAATDLALARE, from the coding sequence GTGCGAGCGCTTCAGGAGCGCATCGTCTCGGGCCGGTGGCCGGTGAACAGCAAGATCCCGAACGAGGCCGAGCTCGCCGAGGAGCTGGGGGTCGGGCGCTCGACCATCCGCGAGGCGGTGCGCGCGCTCGCGCACCTGGGGATGCTCGAGCCGGCGCCCGGCCGCGGCACCTTCGTGCGCTCGCGCAACCCCGTGCACCAGGTGCTCTCCGACTTCGCCTCGGAGCACTCGTGGTCCGACATCCTGCAGGTACGGCGGGCGCTGGAGACGCTCGCTGCGGAGCTGGTCGCCCGCGACGGCAGCGCCGAGGACCTCCAGCGGCTGCGCAGCGTGCACGACGCCGACCTGGCGGGCGCGGGCGCCGAGGTGACCGAGCGTGGCCGCACGCCGGGGGAGTTCCACTCCCTGCTGGTGGAGGCGAGCGGCAACCGGTTGCTCGCCGAGCTCTACTCCGGCCTGGTCGCCGCACTGCGCGAGGGGCGACGACGCGGCGAGGTGGTCAGCGGCCAGGACGCCGAGGGTCGCCACGACGACCATGCGGCGCTGCTGGCCACGATCGCGGCCCGCAATCCCGAGGCGGCCGCCGCGCTCGCCGCCCGGCATGCGGCCACGGACCTGGCGCTCGCGCGGGAGTAG